In Phocoena phocoena chromosome 3, mPhoPho1.1, whole genome shotgun sequence, a single window of DNA contains:
- the LOC136121031 gene encoding rho guanine nucleotide exchange factor 28-like, protein MELNCSEVPLYGQMTIYAKFGKNVYLPKDAEFYFIYNGSHQRHIVIAERTEDNVLQSSVPGHKLQETVTVSVCLCSEGYSPVTMGSDSVTYVDNMACRLARLLVTQADRLTASSHQTLLTPFALTAGALPALDEELVLALTHLELPLGWTVLGNSSLEGGSLPGN, encoded by the exons GGGCAGATGACGATCTATGCGAAGTTTGGCAAAAATGTTTATCTTCCTAAAGATGCCGAGTTTTACTTCATTTATAACGGATCTCATCAGAGACACATCGTGATTGCAGAGCGCACGGAGGATAACGTTCTCCAATCCAGCGTTCCAG GCCACAAGCTTCAGGAGACGGTGACGGTGTCTGTGTGCCTCTGCTCGGAAGGTTACTCCCCTGTGACCATGGGCTCTGACTCCGTGACCTATGTGGACAACATGGCCTGCAGGCTGGCTCGTTTGCTGGTCACCCAAGCCGATCGCCTCACAGCCAGTAGCCACCAGACCTTGCTGACCCCATTTGCCCTGACGGCGGGAGCATTGCCTGCTCTGGACGAGGAGCTCGTGCTGGCTCTGACCCATCTGGAGTTGCCTCTTGGGTGGACTGTCCTGGGAAATTCTTCACTTGAAGGTGGGTCCTTACCAGGAAATTAA